The following proteins come from a genomic window of Tepidiforma thermophila:
- a CDS encoding TIGR03560 family F420-dependent LLM class oxidoreductase, giving the protein MKFAVWPSMNDPWAETLAIARHAEATGWDGVYYADHFMPNDTDLSAPVGECWTTLAALAAAVPRIRIGPLVTGNTYRHPAVLAKMAATVDIISGGRLVLGLGAGWQENEHRAYGIEFSTVGGRLSRLEEACHIITSLFANRRTTFAGRYYQLTDAPLEPKPVQSPVPLLIGGGGEQRTLRIAARYANEWNVWGTPEVLARKGQILDRYCEELGRDPRTIRRSAQALLVMTDDRSLIERVRASGRPVLGGTGPELRALVEQYAEAGVNELIIPGFSIGRTLEEKLATLDRFNEQVITRVSRE; this is encoded by the coding sequence GTGAAATTCGCCGTCTGGCCCAGCATGAACGACCCCTGGGCCGAAACCCTCGCCATCGCCCGCCACGCCGAAGCCACCGGCTGGGACGGCGTCTACTACGCCGACCACTTCATGCCCAACGATACCGACCTCTCCGCCCCCGTCGGCGAATGCTGGACGACCCTTGCCGCCCTCGCCGCCGCCGTCCCACGCATCCGCATCGGCCCCCTCGTCACCGGCAACACCTACCGCCACCCCGCCGTCCTCGCCAAGATGGCCGCCACCGTCGACATCATCAGCGGCGGCCGCCTCGTCCTCGGCCTCGGCGCCGGCTGGCAGGAAAACGAACACCGCGCCTACGGCATCGAATTCTCCACCGTCGGCGGCCGCCTCTCCCGTCTCGAAGAAGCCTGCCACATCATCACCAGCCTCTTCGCCAATCGCCGCACCACCTTCGCCGGCCGCTATTACCAGCTCACCGATGCCCCCCTCGAGCCGAAACCGGTCCAGTCGCCGGTTCCGCTCCTCATCGGCGGGGGCGGCGAACAGCGCACCCTTCGCATCGCGGCACGCTACGCAAACGAGTGGAACGTCTGGGGCACCCCCGAAGTCCTCGCCCGAAAAGGCCAAATCCTCGATCGCTACTGCGAAGAGCTCGGCCGCGACCCCCGCACCATCCGCCGCTCCGCACAGGCGCTCCTTGTTATGACCGACGACCGCTCCCTCATCGAACGCGTCCGCGCCTCAGGGCGCCCCGTTCTCGGCGGGACAGGTCCCGAGCTCCGCGCGCTCGTCGAACAGTACGCCGAGGCCGGCGTCAACGAGCTCATCATTCCCGGATTCAGCATCGGCCGCACCCTCGAAGAGAAGCTCGCCACGCTCGACCGGTTCAACGAGCAGGTCATCACCCGCGTCAGCAGGGAGTAA
- a CDS encoding cation-translocating P-type ATPase: MSEARPVPAWHTLAADEVATALGAGPHGLTSREAADRLASSGPNVIDPVPPPPWYATLLHQFTSPVIYILLVAALVTLALEEWIDAGVIAAVLALNATIGFTQERRAERSVRALMGLVAPRARVIRDGHERDIDSRDLVPGDLVLLESGMRVPADIRLIAVNDLVVDQSLLTGESEGVAKSADPNPDPATPIAERSCMAYSGTIVVRGRGRGYVVATGMQTELGAIAGSMRTQDIPTTPLQERMERFARAIGILVAAGALVSFVLGVIVGESPSQMFLVAVALSVAVVPEGLPVAFTIALALGVRRMARRNAIIRKLPAVETLGSTTVIGSDKTGTLTENRMTVREAWTAAGTRAVPPPGSSTAPDISELERLLFVTGVMTNEADAFLTDDGYETSGDPTEAALLLAAIAVGLEPADLRAAPVLADVPFESERQYSASCRTWEGRPAWFVKGAPERIAERSASMLTPAGEAPVDRAAILAAAHDLASRGYRVLAMAWRPLDAPPDPDDHPRDLVFLGLQAMMDPPRPGVREAIRGCQQAGMRVIMITGDHATTASAIAAELGIAPPGAPVLPGPEVDTLDDDALRARLRETSVIARAAPEHKLRAVRALRADGHVVAVTGDGVNDAPALRAADIGIAMGRSGTDVAREAADMVLADDNFVTIYAAVEEGRVTFENVRKVTFFLVSTGAALLIAILASVALQWPVPMVAAQFLWLNLVTNGLQDVALAFEPGEKDVLRYPPRRRSEGIISPLLWERTAVAGIIMCIGTLALFRWELDQGASLEAARTVALTTMVLFQAFHLGNARVERQSAFARSPLKNPFLFYATVAALALHIASLYLPPTQYVLRVEPLPLEAWLRMIPVAASVIVVVELHKLLVRLRGGSPLYRTLVRRA; encoded by the coding sequence GTGTCTGAAGCCCGACCCGTGCCGGCCTGGCACACCCTCGCCGCCGACGAGGTCGCAACGGCACTCGGCGCAGGACCCCACGGGCTCACCAGCCGGGAGGCCGCCGACCGCCTCGCCAGCTCCGGTCCCAACGTCATCGACCCCGTCCCGCCGCCGCCCTGGTACGCCACCCTCCTCCACCAGTTCACCTCTCCCGTCATCTACATCCTCCTCGTCGCCGCGCTCGTCACCCTCGCCCTCGAGGAATGGATCGATGCGGGCGTCATCGCGGCCGTTCTCGCCCTCAACGCCACCATCGGCTTCACCCAGGAGCGCCGCGCCGAACGGTCCGTCCGCGCCCTCATGGGCCTCGTTGCGCCGCGCGCCCGCGTCATCCGCGACGGCCACGAACGCGACATCGACAGCCGCGACCTCGTCCCCGGCGACCTCGTCCTGCTCGAATCCGGCATGCGCGTCCCCGCCGATATCCGCCTCATCGCCGTCAACGACCTCGTCGTCGACCAGTCGCTCCTCACCGGCGAATCCGAAGGGGTCGCGAAATCCGCCGACCCCAACCCCGACCCCGCGACGCCCATCGCCGAGCGCTCCTGCATGGCCTATTCCGGCACCATCGTCGTCCGCGGGCGGGGCCGCGGCTACGTCGTCGCCACCGGCATGCAGACCGAACTCGGCGCCATCGCCGGCAGCATGCGGACCCAGGATATCCCCACAACTCCCCTCCAGGAGCGGATGGAGCGCTTTGCCCGCGCAATCGGAATTCTCGTCGCGGCCGGGGCCCTCGTCTCATTTGTCCTCGGCGTCATCGTCGGCGAATCCCCCTCGCAGATGTTCCTCGTCGCGGTCGCCCTCTCGGTCGCCGTCGTCCCTGAAGGGCTGCCCGTCGCCTTCACCATCGCCCTCGCCCTCGGCGTCCGCCGCATGGCCCGCCGCAACGCCATCATCCGCAAGCTCCCCGCCGTCGAAACCCTCGGCAGCACCACCGTCATCGGCTCCGATAAAACCGGCACCCTCACCGAAAACCGCATGACCGTCCGCGAAGCCTGGACGGCAGCCGGCACCCGCGCCGTGCCCCCGCCCGGCTCCAGCACGGCGCCGGACATCTCCGAACTGGAGCGCCTCCTCTTCGTCACCGGCGTCATGACCAACGAAGCTGACGCCTTCCTCACCGATGACGGTTATGAAACCAGCGGCGACCCCACCGAGGCCGCCCTCCTCCTCGCCGCCATCGCTGTCGGCCTCGAACCGGCCGACCTCCGCGCCGCCCCCGTCCTTGCCGATGTCCCCTTCGAGTCAGAACGCCAGTACTCGGCCAGCTGCCGCACCTGGGAGGGCCGCCCCGCCTGGTTCGTCAAGGGCGCCCCCGAGCGCATCGCCGAGCGCTCCGCCAGCATGCTCACGCCCGCCGGCGAAGCGCCGGTGGACCGCGCCGCTATCCTCGCAGCCGCCCACGACCTCGCCAGCCGCGGTTACCGCGTCCTCGCCATGGCCTGGCGCCCCCTCGACGCCCCGCCCGACCCCGACGACCACCCCCGCGACCTGGTCTTCCTCGGCCTCCAGGCGATGATGGACCCGCCGCGGCCCGGCGTCCGCGAAGCGATCCGCGGCTGCCAGCAGGCCGGCATGCGCGTCATCATGATCACCGGCGACCACGCCACCACCGCCAGCGCCATCGCTGCCGAGCTCGGGATTGCACCCCCGGGCGCCCCCGTCCTCCCCGGCCCCGAGGTCGATACACTGGACGACGACGCGCTCCGCGCACGCCTCCGCGAAACCTCCGTCATCGCCCGTGCAGCACCCGAGCACAAGCTCCGCGCCGTCCGTGCCCTCCGCGCCGACGGCCACGTTGTCGCCGTCACCGGCGACGGTGTCAATGACGCCCCCGCCCTTCGCGCAGCCGATATCGGCATCGCCATGGGCCGCTCCGGCACCGATGTCGCCCGCGAGGCCGCCGACATGGTCCTCGCCGACGACAACTTCGTCACCATCTACGCCGCCGTCGAAGAAGGCCGCGTCACGTTTGAAAACGTCCGCAAGGTCACCTTCTTCCTCGTCTCCACCGGCGCCGCCCTCCTCATCGCCATCCTCGCTTCCGTCGCACTCCAGTGGCCCGTGCCGATGGTCGCTGCCCAGTTCCTCTGGCTCAACCTGGTCACCAACGGCCTCCAGGACGTCGCCCTCGCCTTCGAACCCGGCGAGAAAGATGTCCTGCGCTACCCGCCGCGCAGGCGCTCCGAGGGCATCATCTCGCCCCTCCTCTGGGAGCGCACGGCCGTCGCCGGCATCATCATGTGCATCGGCACCCTCGCCCTCTTCCGCTGGGAGCTCGACCAGGGTGCCAGCCTCGAAGCCGCCCGCACCGTCGCCCTCACCACCATGGTCCTCTTCCAGGCCTTCCACCTCGGCAACGCCCGCGTCGAACGCCAGTCCGCCTTCGCCCGCAGCCCCCTCAAAAACCCGTTCCTCTTTTATGCAACCGTCGCGGCCCTCGCCCTCCACATCGCTTCGCTCTACCTCCCGCCGACCCAGTACGTCCTCCGCGTCGAGCCGCTCCCCCTCGAAGCCTGGCTCCGGATGATCCCGGTGGCAGCCTCCGTCATCGTCGTCGTCGAACTCCACAAGCTCCTCGTTCGCCTTCGCGGCGGCAGCCCGCTCTACCGCACCCTCGTGCGCCGCGCCTGA
- a CDS encoding universal stress protein, translating into MTILCALPLPDLHALPAAARPLATALGLPLLGTAVFDPAASADPARPAALVAAIRAAAEDLEAMLPAGVASVGLALRLYGEPEWAPPVRRAIELDARLLAVDSREGPGLSSLGETVRAAPVPVLAIGPRYSPADEAPVRVLALTDGSPTAAAVGPGLAGLLQGAAVPVELLAVAVPALGEAPRERELELANALEELEAAMPGVQVVHRRVEPARSFESVAAAAIRVARESAATHIALSTHGRGRALRFLLGSVADALVRSSPLPLLLVAPPGEHSGV; encoded by the coding sequence ATGACCATCCTCTGCGCGCTCCCCCTCCCCGACCTCCACGCCCTCCCCGCAGCCGCCCGGCCGCTCGCCACTGCCCTCGGCCTGCCGCTCCTCGGCACCGCCGTCTTCGACCCCGCCGCGAGCGCCGACCCGGCCCGCCCGGCCGCACTCGTCGCCGCCATCCGCGCCGCCGCCGAAGACCTCGAAGCCATGCTCCCCGCCGGTGTCGCATCCGTCGGCCTCGCGCTCCGCCTCTACGGCGAACCCGAGTGGGCCCCGCCCGTCCGCCGGGCCATCGAACTCGATGCCCGCCTCCTCGCCGTTGACTCCCGCGAAGGCCCCGGCCTCAGCAGCCTCGGCGAAACCGTGCGGGCCGCACCGGTGCCCGTCCTCGCCATCGGCCCGCGCTACAGCCCCGCCGATGAGGCGCCTGTCCGCGTCCTGGCCCTCACCGATGGAAGCCCCACGGCCGCCGCTGTCGGTCCCGGCCTCGCCGGCCTGCTCCAGGGCGCCGCGGTCCCGGTCGAGCTGCTTGCCGTCGCCGTCCCCGCCCTCGGCGAAGCCCCGCGGGAGCGCGAACTCGAACTCGCGAATGCCCTCGAAGAGCTCGAGGCCGCGATGCCCGGCGTCCAGGTCGTCCACCGCCGCGTCGAGCCCGCGCGCTCGTTCGAATCGGTTGCCGCTGCCGCCATCCGCGTCGCTCGCGAATCCGCGGCCACCCACATCGCCCTCTCTACCCACGGCCGCGGCCGCGCCCTCCGCTTCCTCCTCGGCTCGGTTGCCGATGCCCTCGTCCGCTCCAGCCCCCTGCCGCTCCTCCTTGTCGCGCCCCCGGGGGAACACTCCGGTGTCTGA
- a CDS encoding PAS domain-containing hybrid sensor histidine kinase/response regulator yields the protein MRVRLIAAAGGAEELAKGLQAAGHVLAADEGDGRPAEAAVVDGISGAEASRWAAEAETGALPVIAGLTDIPGGVEAALEAGVGDVYPAGDVAALLARLAVLERLGPQEAGARLAAAAVNDAMFTLGFDGRLRWVNPAAERLTGYGQDQLVGMHMLQLVRDPAEAARAAEELEQKRDGLLDASLLQLHITTATGEVVPVEVNSRVVTREGRPWAVEGVARDLRPRRAMEERLRREAELFAHLGVAAVATDRKGRILTWNREAERLFGRSEAEMRGLNALDLVAGSAGEAAMREVAKLAAGADISVELKLRRADGATFPALVRGTPLRDESGAVVGSVGAIVDLSEERARQAELARLAAIVESAEDAVIGRDLEGRITSWNRAAERLFGYTAAEMVGGLGLETVPEHRREEYLERLSGIAAAAERPHDPGAAPEVVEVERMDRWGRVFPAQASTFLVYDRDGRPTGAASFVRDISRERAMTAALREREATLRGVFESTQDHLWLLDRDGKLVMCNGPARAFARAVFGREPQPGDSMVMFADGEHRGLLAGVIRKALAGEAVQGELAARDAAGRRVYFDIQVNPVRDGEGGVTGVLVSARDVTEQARTRRELQRAREELAAEYAKLATILENSDEGVALLDRDLRLIAFNSTFAEGTRLRRGVSPEPGMPFEACVSPESAPYLVARVREALAGRWVAFEVQSRTPGQQRWFEVRIRPVVGRDGEVTGVVYTGRDVTGRRLLELEREAALAEARRLATVVESSTEAVIAIGRDGRIESWNRAAEELYGWTAAEALGQPFTMILPPEEAERGAALFARLLSGEALRGEMPRVTKDGRRLVVESAYFPLRDAEGRVTGVGCTSHDVTRQREMERQIAEQAADLEGTLRAIHEGLALLDPDGRVLLVNPAMQETIGAVFGVVPGPGMHWREVVPPEHEAGFGEVIAETLAGGTPSFEQAVTDREGNQRVLELSFGRVLLPDGGVRGVAVTLRDVTERKRTEQRLLQAQKAESLAVLAGGIAHDFNNLLVGILGNAGLALAELPPESPVRATIADIETAGQRAADLARQMLAYSGRGKFVVGPLQLNALVEEMAHLLRVSVGAGVRLVLDLAPGLPPVVGDATQLRQVVMNLVINASDAIGAGEGTVRVTTAAAPGRPELFAGAVVTPGELAARYVVLEVADTGSGMDAATLTRIFDPFFTTKFTGRGLGLAAVLGIVRGHQGGISVTSAPGEGTRFRVMLPAAGELPPAEEGTRSTAAWRGSGLVIVADDEPGVRKVTARALSGMGFEVLEAEDGQAAVELFAQHRERVVLVLLDMTMPRMNGQAAFRAIRALDPGAKVVLMSGYTEQDAAEQFAEGGLAGFLQKPYELGGLQELVRRVAGDSTP from the coding sequence GTGAGGGTTCGGCTTATTGCCGCCGCGGGCGGAGCAGAGGAGCTGGCAAAGGGGCTCCAGGCGGCGGGGCATGTGCTGGCGGCGGACGAGGGCGACGGCAGGCCGGCGGAGGCCGCGGTTGTGGATGGCATATCCGGCGCGGAGGCATCGCGGTGGGCCGCGGAGGCGGAAACGGGGGCGCTGCCGGTCATCGCCGGGCTCACGGACATCCCCGGCGGCGTTGAGGCTGCGCTCGAGGCCGGGGTTGGCGACGTCTACCCGGCGGGCGACGTGGCTGCCCTGCTGGCGCGGCTGGCGGTGCTGGAGCGGCTGGGGCCGCAGGAGGCCGGCGCACGCCTGGCTGCGGCGGCGGTGAACGATGCCATGTTCACGCTGGGGTTCGACGGCCGGCTGCGGTGGGTGAACCCGGCGGCGGAGCGGCTGACGGGCTACGGTCAGGATCAGCTGGTGGGCATGCATATGCTGCAGCTCGTCCGCGACCCGGCGGAGGCTGCGCGGGCCGCCGAGGAGCTGGAGCAAAAGCGCGACGGGCTCCTCGATGCGTCGCTGCTCCAACTGCATATCACCACGGCAACGGGCGAGGTTGTGCCGGTGGAGGTGAACAGCCGGGTCGTGACGCGGGAAGGCCGGCCTTGGGCGGTGGAGGGGGTGGCGCGGGACCTGCGCCCGCGGCGAGCGATGGAGGAGCGGCTGCGGCGGGAGGCGGAGCTGTTTGCGCACCTGGGGGTTGCGGCGGTCGCGACGGACCGCAAGGGCAGGATCCTGACGTGGAACCGGGAGGCGGAGCGGCTCTTCGGACGCAGTGAAGCGGAGATGCGCGGGTTGAACGCCCTGGACCTGGTGGCGGGGTCCGCCGGGGAGGCGGCGATGCGCGAAGTGGCGAAGCTGGCCGCGGGGGCAGATATCTCGGTCGAGCTGAAGCTGCGGCGGGCCGATGGGGCGACCTTCCCGGCGCTGGTGCGGGGGACGCCGCTGCGGGACGAGTCGGGCGCCGTCGTCGGGTCGGTGGGGGCGATTGTCGACCTGAGCGAGGAGCGGGCGCGGCAGGCGGAGCTGGCGCGGCTGGCGGCGATTGTGGAGTCGGCGGAGGACGCGGTCATCGGCCGTGACCTGGAGGGGCGGATTACGAGCTGGAACCGGGCAGCGGAGCGGCTGTTCGGGTACACGGCGGCGGAGATGGTCGGCGGGCTGGGCCTCGAGACGGTCCCGGAGCACCGCCGGGAGGAGTACCTGGAGCGGCTGTCTGGCATCGCAGCGGCGGCAGAACGCCCCCACGACCCGGGCGCGGCGCCGGAGGTGGTGGAGGTGGAGCGGATGGACCGGTGGGGGCGGGTGTTCCCGGCGCAGGCATCGACGTTCCTGGTGTACGACCGGGACGGCCGGCCGACGGGTGCGGCTTCGTTCGTCCGGGACATCAGCCGGGAGCGGGCGATGACCGCGGCGCTGCGCGAGCGCGAGGCAACGCTCCGGGGCGTGTTCGAGAGCACGCAGGACCACCTCTGGCTGCTGGACCGGGACGGGAAGCTGGTGATGTGCAACGGCCCGGCGCGCGCCTTCGCCCGGGCCGTTTTCGGGCGCGAGCCGCAGCCGGGCGACTCCATGGTGATGTTCGCGGACGGGGAACACCGGGGCCTGCTGGCGGGGGTCATCCGCAAGGCGCTGGCGGGGGAGGCGGTGCAGGGCGAGCTGGCCGCGCGTGACGCAGCCGGGAGACGGGTGTACTTCGACATCCAGGTGAACCCGGTCCGGGATGGCGAGGGCGGCGTGACGGGTGTGCTGGTGTCGGCCCGGGACGTGACGGAGCAGGCCCGCACCCGGCGGGAGCTGCAGCGTGCGCGGGAGGAGCTGGCGGCCGAGTACGCAAAGCTGGCAACGATCCTCGAGAACTCCGATGAAGGGGTGGCACTGCTCGACCGCGACCTCCGGCTGATCGCCTTCAACTCGACCTTCGCCGAAGGGACGCGGCTCCGGCGGGGGGTTTCGCCGGAGCCGGGGATGCCGTTCGAGGCGTGCGTTTCGCCGGAGAGCGCGCCCTACCTCGTGGCGCGCGTGCGGGAGGCGCTGGCGGGCCGGTGGGTCGCCTTCGAGGTGCAGTCTCGGACGCCGGGTCAGCAGCGCTGGTTCGAGGTGCGCATCCGGCCCGTAGTCGGCCGGGACGGCGAGGTGACCGGGGTGGTGTACACCGGGAGGGACGTGACCGGGCGGCGCCTGCTCGAACTGGAGCGCGAGGCAGCGCTGGCTGAGGCCCGGCGGCTGGCCACGGTGGTGGAGAGCTCGACCGAGGCGGTGATCGCCATCGGGCGGGATGGGCGGATTGAAAGCTGGAACCGGGCGGCGGAAGAGCTCTACGGGTGGACGGCAGCGGAGGCGCTCGGTCAGCCGTTTACGATGATCCTGCCGCCGGAGGAAGCCGAGCGGGGCGCTGCGCTGTTCGCCCGGCTGCTCTCGGGCGAGGCGCTGCGCGGCGAGATGCCGCGGGTGACGAAAGATGGGCGGCGGCTGGTCGTTGAATCGGCCTACTTCCCGCTGCGCGACGCCGAGGGGAGGGTGACCGGGGTGGGGTGCACCTCGCACGACGTGACCCGGCAGCGGGAGATGGAGCGGCAGATTGCCGAGCAGGCGGCAGACCTCGAGGGCACGCTCCGGGCGATCCACGAGGGGCTGGCGCTGCTGGACCCGGACGGGCGCGTGCTGCTGGTGAACCCGGCGATGCAGGAGACCATCGGCGCCGTCTTCGGGGTCGTTCCCGGGCCGGGGATGCACTGGCGGGAGGTGGTGCCCCCGGAACACGAGGCCGGCTTCGGCGAGGTCATCGCGGAGACGCTGGCGGGGGGGACGCCCTCGTTCGAGCAGGCGGTAACGGACCGGGAGGGGAACCAGCGGGTGCTGGAGCTCTCGTTCGGGCGGGTGCTGCTGCCCGACGGGGGCGTGCGCGGGGTTGCCGTGACGCTGCGGGATGTGACGGAGCGGAAGCGTACGGAGCAGCGGCTGCTGCAGGCGCAGAAGGCGGAGTCGCTGGCGGTGCTGGCCGGCGGGATCGCACACGATTTCAATAACCTGCTGGTCGGCATTCTCGGGAATGCGGGGCTTGCGCTGGCCGAACTGCCGCCGGAATCGCCGGTGCGGGCGACGATTGCCGACATTGAGACGGCCGGGCAGCGGGCTGCCGACCTCGCCCGGCAGATGCTGGCGTACTCGGGACGCGGGAAGTTTGTGGTCGGGCCGCTGCAGCTGAACGCCCTGGTGGAGGAGATGGCGCACCTGCTGCGGGTGTCGGTGGGGGCGGGCGTGCGGCTGGTGCTGGACCTTGCGCCGGGGCTGCCCCCGGTGGTGGGCGATGCCACGCAGCTGCGGCAGGTGGTGATGAACCTCGTCATCAATGCCTCCGACGCGATTGGCGCGGGGGAGGGAACGGTCCGCGTGACGACGGCGGCAGCGCCGGGCCGCCCGGAGCTGTTCGCGGGAGCGGTCGTGACGCCGGGCGAACTGGCCGCGCGGTACGTGGTGCTGGAGGTGGCGGACACGGGGTCGGGGATGGATGCGGCGACGCTGACGCGGATTTTCGACCCGTTCTTCACGACGAAGTTCACGGGGCGCGGGCTGGGGCTGGCCGCAGTGCTGGGGATTGTGCGGGGCCACCAGGGCGGGATCTCGGTGACGAGCGCGCCGGGCGAAGGCACACGGTTCCGGGTGATGCTCCCGGCTGCGGGTGAGCTGCCGCCAGCCGAGGAAGGCACCCGTTCGACTGCGGCGTGGCGGGGTTCGGGGCTGGTGATCGTGGCGGATGACGAGCCGGGCGTGCGGAAGGTGACGGCGCGGGCGCTGAGCGGGATGGGGTTCGAGGTGCTTGAGGCCGAAGACGGGCAGGCGGCCGTCGAGCTGTTTGCGCAGCACCGGGAGCGGGTGGTGCTGGTGCTGCTGGATATGACGATGCCGCGGATGAACGGGCAGGCCGCCTTCCGTGCGATCCGGGCGCTGGACCCCGGGGCGAAGGTTGTGCTGATGAGCGGCTATACCGAGCAGGACGCCGCTGAGCAATTTGCAGAGGGCGGGCTGGCCGGGTTCCTGCAGAAGCCGTATGAGCTGGGGGGGCTGCAGGAGCTGGTCCGGCGGGTGGCGGGGGATTCGACGCCCTAG
- the ruvB gene encoding Holliday junction branch migration DNA helicase RuvB gives MTEERVVAPQAQAEDAELERSLRPRRLAEFPGQERTKRNLAIAIAAAKQRGEPLDHVLLYGPPGLGKTTLANIIAHEMGVSIRTTSGPAFERPGDLAAVLTNLKEGDILFVDEIHRLSSAVEEILYPAMEDFALDLVIGKGAGARSVRLALPRFTLIGATTRYAMVSAPLRDRFGSVYRLDFYEPETLALILRRSAAILGMALPDDAAMEIARRSRGTPRIANRLLRRVRDFVAVRNGGVVTLEAAREALAMLEVDELGLDESDRAVLRAVVETFNGGPVGLETIAAAISEEADTIMDVYEPFLLKCGFLNRTPRGRVATEAAYRHLGLEPPRERPAQAALWDGAGAP, from the coding sequence GTGACCGAGGAACGGGTGGTGGCGCCGCAGGCACAGGCCGAGGACGCGGAGCTGGAGCGTTCGCTGCGGCCGCGGCGGCTCGCGGAGTTCCCCGGGCAGGAGCGGACGAAGCGGAACCTTGCGATTGCGATCGCGGCGGCGAAGCAGCGGGGGGAGCCGCTCGACCACGTGCTGCTGTACGGTCCGCCGGGGCTGGGGAAAACGACGCTGGCGAACATCATCGCGCACGAGATGGGGGTGTCGATCCGGACGACGAGCGGGCCGGCGTTCGAGCGGCCGGGCGACCTTGCGGCGGTGCTGACGAACCTGAAAGAGGGGGACATCCTCTTCGTCGACGAAATTCACCGGCTTTCGAGCGCGGTGGAGGAGATCCTCTACCCGGCGATGGAGGATTTCGCGCTCGACCTCGTCATCGGGAAAGGGGCCGGGGCACGGTCGGTGCGGCTGGCGCTGCCGCGGTTCACGCTGATCGGTGCGACGACGCGGTATGCGATGGTGAGCGCGCCGCTGCGGGACCGGTTCGGCTCGGTGTACCGGCTGGATTTCTATGAGCCGGAGACGCTGGCGCTGATCCTGCGGCGGTCGGCGGCGATCCTCGGGATGGCGCTGCCGGATGACGCGGCGATGGAGATTGCGCGAAGGTCGCGGGGAACGCCGCGGATTGCGAACCGGCTGCTGCGGCGGGTGCGGGACTTCGTGGCGGTACGCAACGGAGGGGTCGTGACGTTGGAGGCGGCGCGGGAGGCGCTGGCGATGCTGGAGGTGGATGAGCTCGGGCTGGATGAATCGGACCGGGCGGTGCTGCGGGCAGTGGTGGAGACGTTCAACGGCGGGCCCGTGGGGCTGGAGACGATTGCCGCGGCGATTTCGGAGGAGGCGGACACGATCATGGACGTGTACGAGCCGTTCCTCCTGAAGTGCGGGTTCCTGAACCGGACGCCGCGAGGGCGAGTGGCGACGGAGGCGGCGTACCGCCACCTGGGGCTGGAGCCGCCGCGGGAACGGCCGGCGCAGGCGGCGCTGTGGGACGGTGCCGGGGCTCCCTAG
- a CDS encoding antibiotic biosynthesis monooxygenase family protein, producing MFVAMNRFSINPGREADFEAAWRTRESYLASVPGFVRFALLKGDEPGEYISHSTWESRAAFEAWTRSEAFRAAHSQAPMSGVLAAPPRLSVYEAVLTQEAPAPA from the coding sequence ATGTTCGTCGCAATGAACCGCTTCTCCATTAACCCCGGCCGCGAGGCCGACTTCGAGGCCGCCTGGCGCACTCGCGAGTCCTACCTCGCATCCGTTCCCGGCTTTGTCCGCTTCGCGCTGCTCAAGGGCGATGAACCGGGCGAATACATCTCCCATTCAACCTGGGAATCCCGCGCAGCTTTCGAAGCCTGGACCCGCTCCGAGGCCTTCCGTGCCGCACACAGCCAGGCGCCCATGAGCGGCGTCCTCGCCGCCCCGCCCCGTCTTTCCGTCTACGAGGCCGTTCTCACCCAGGAGGCTCCGGCGCCCGCCTGA